From the Carya illinoinensis cultivar Pawnee chromosome 4, C.illinoinensisPawnee_v1, whole genome shotgun sequence genome, one window contains:
- the LOC122308308 gene encoding cytochrome P450 78A7-like, with product MLDLGPKDTSWWVFTLPAFLGSKNLLNGNVLFAIFMAFVSLALLTWAFAVGGIAWKNGRNQKGCLSIPGPRGLPILGSLYTLSRGLAHRSLAAMAWSRGNTPLMAFSLGSTPVVVASDPCTAREILASPHFADRPLKQSAKSLMFSRAIGFAPNGAYWRLLRRIASSYLFAPRRIRAHESGRQLECAAMLSNIATEQELHGTVSLRKHLQAASLNNIMGSVFGKRYDPARDSEELEDLKDMVREGFELLGAFNWSDYLPWMSYFYDPLRINDRCSKLVPRVRKLVLDIIEEHRVKGSTKISDDADFVDVLLSLEGEEKLQEDDMVAVLWEMIFRGTDTTALLTEWVMAELILHPEIQEKLQREMDSVVGKRTVMDADVAALPYLQSVVKETLRVHPPGPLLSWARLSTSDVQLSNGMLIPANTTAMVNMWAITHDPHVWEDPLEFRPERFLIEVGGADVDVRGSDTRLAPFGAGRRVCPGKNLGLVTVTLWVAKLVQEYSWVQDVAHPVDLSEVLKLSCEMKYPLHAKALRRNVAGTCF from the exons ATGTTGGATTTGGGCCCGAAGGATACAAGCTGGTGGGTGTTTACACTGCCAGCTTTTCTCGGTTCCAAAAACCTTCTCAACGGAAATGTTTTGTTCGCGATCTTCATGGCGTTCGTGTCCCTCGCGCTTCTCACATGGGCTTTCGCGGTTGGTGGGATTGCATGGAAAAACGGGAGGAACCAAAAAGGTTGTCTTTCCATTCCCGGACCTCGGGGTCTTCCCATCCTTGGGAGTCTATACACCCTTAGCCGTGGCTTGGCACATCGCTCCTTAGCAGCAATGGCCTGGAGCAGAGGTAACACTCCGCTCATGGCTTTTAGCCTCGGCTCAACTCCTGTGGTCGTGGCTTCCGATCCCTGCACTGCCCGAGAAATCCTGGCATCCCCCCACTTTGCTGACCGCCCGCTCAAGCAGTCTGCTAAGAGCCTCATGTTCAGCCGAGCGATCGGTTTCGCCCCCAACGGCGCCTACTGGCGACTTTTGAGAAGGATCGCTTCGTCCTACCTCTTCGCGCCCCGTCGCATTAGGGCCCACGAATCTGGCCGCCAGTTAGAATGCGCAGCCATGCTCAGCAACATAGCAACCGAACAAGAACTCCATGGCACCGTGTCTCTAAGAAAACACCTCCAAGCTGCCTCTTTGAACAACATCATGGGGAGCGTTTTTGGCAAAAGGTACGACCCGGCACGTGATAGTGAGGAGTTGGAAGATCTCAAAGACATGGTCCGAGAAGGTTTTGAGCTCTTGGGCGCTTTTAACTGGTCTGATTATCTTCCGTGGATGAGTTATTTCTACGACCCGTTACGTATAAATGATCGTTGCTCCAAGCTAGTTCCCCGAGTCAGAAAACTCGTCCTGGACATAATTGAGGAACACCGAGTCAAAGGATCGACAAAGATCTCTGATGATGCTGACTTCGTTGATGTTTTGCTTTCTCTGGAAGGCGAAGAGAAGCTTCAAGAGGATGACATGGTTGCTGTCTTATGG GAAATGATATTCAGGGGCACTGACACAACCGCCCTGTTGACTGAGTGGGTGATGGCCGAGTTGATATTACACCCAGAGATCCAAGAAAAGCTACAGAGAGAAATGGACAGCGTGGTGGGAAAGAGAACTGTAATGGACGCTGACGTGGCAGCTCTACCCTATCTGCAGTCTGTGGTGAAAGAAACCCTCCGTGTCCACCCGCCCGGCCCACTTCTCTCCTGGGCCCGCCTGTCCACATCGGACGTCCAGCTCAGCAACGGTATGCTTATTCCCGCCAACACAACCGCCATGGTGAACATGTGGGCCATCACCCACGACCCGCACGTGTGGGAGGACCCGCTGGAGTTCAGGCCGGAGAGGTTTCTGATCGAGGTCGGCGGTGCAGACGTGGACGTGAGGGGTAGCGACACGAGGCTGGCACCCTTCGGCGCAGGCCGTAGGGTGTGCCCGGGCAAGAACCTAGGGCTCGTTACGGTCACACTCTGGGTGGCCAAGTTGGTGCAGGAATATAGTTGGGTTCAAGATGTGGCTCACCCGGTTGATCTCAGTGAGGTTCTTAAGCTGTCTTGCGAGATGAAGTATCCTTTGCATGCTAAAGCTCTTCGCAGGAATGTAGCTGGTACTTGCTTTTAG
- the LOC122306234 gene encoding uncharacterized mitochondrial protein AtMg00810-like: MGFQRCPYDTSLFFRCHGSEILMLLVFVDDIILTGTSASSITQFVSHLFTIFHMNNLGDLYYFLGVRVARTSASLTLTQTKCLLSLLQRFGFEGVKAISTRCTTLRPTLYRQMVGTLQYLALTRPDVAYAVSLVCQFIQTPRSPHLIAIKRIFRYFKGTLSLGLHFTQAPVSTLCSFCDVDWASSRDDKCSTTGFTIFMGNKLLSWGAKKQVIVARSTVEVEY; encoded by the coding sequence ATGGGTTTCCAACGATGTCCCTATGATACATCCTTGTTTTTTCGTTGCCATGGATCTGAGATACTAATGCTATTGGTTTTTGTAGATGACATCATTCTTACAGGAACGTCAGCATCATCCATCACCCAATTTGTTTCTCATTTGTTTACCATCTTCCATATGAACAACTTGGGAGATCTCTATTATTTTCTTGGTGTTCGAGTTGCTCGGACTAGTGCATCTTTAACCCTCACACAAACCAAATGTCTCTTGTCCTTGCTTCAACGTTTTGGTTTTGAAGGGGTCAAAGCAATCTCCACAAGGTGTACTACTCTTCGACCAACTCTTTACAGACAAATGGTGGGAACACTACAATATCTTGCACTGACTCGCCCAGATGTTGCTTATGCTGTAAGTTTAGTTTGTCAATTTATACAAACTCCACGTTCACCTCATTTGATTGCTATTAAAAGAATATTCAGGTATTTCAAAGGAACTCTAAGCCTTGGCCTTCATTTCACCCAAGCACCAGTTTCTACACTATGTAGTTTTTGTGATGTCGACTGGGCTAGTTCAAGAGATGACAAATGCTCTACAACTGGTTTCACTATTTTTATGGGAAATAAGTTGTTGTCTTGGGGAGCAAAGAAGCAAGTTATAGTAGCTCGATCCACAGTTGAAGTTGAGTACTGA